The Lonchura striata isolate bLonStr1 chromosome 5, bLonStr1.mat, whole genome shotgun sequence genome window below encodes:
- the DESI1 gene encoding desumoylating isopeptidase 1 yields MRPGSVVPSFPSVTSRLVPLRRGPAPEPPFPPVPLHLPEGRAVQPCLQGLRLPLGGRARAPMEEPLALHPVKLYVYDLSKGMARRLSHLMLGKQLDGIWHTSIIVHKDEFFYGSGGISSCAPGGTLLGPPDTVVDLGNTEVTEEIFLEYLSSLGESAFRGESYNLFEHNCNTFSNEVAQFLTGKKIPSYITDLPSEVLATPFGQALRPLLDSIQIQPPGGNTFSRHNGQS; encoded by the exons ATGCGCCCGGGCAGCGTCGTCCCTTCCTTCCCGTCTGTCACCTCACGGCTGGTGCCGCTGCGCCGGGGACCGGCACCGGAGCCGCCCTTTCCTCCCGTTCCCCTCCATCTCCCGGAGGGAAGGGCCGTTCAACCTTGTCTGCAGGGGCTCCGGCTGCCGCTCGGCGGCCGCGCCCGCGCCCCCATGGAGGAGCCGCTGGCGCTGCACCCCGTGAAGCTCTATGTGTACGACCTGTCCAAGGGCATGGCCCGGCGCCTCAGCCACCTCATGCTGG GGAAACAACTGGATGGCATCTG GCACACCTCCATAATAGTCCATAAAGATGAATTTTTCTATGGCAGTGGAGGGATCTCCAGCTGTGCACCT GGAGGGACACTTCTTGGCCCTCCAGACACAGTTGTTGATCTGGGGAACACTGAAGtcactgaagaaatttttctggAATACCTTTCCTCTTTGGGGGAATCTGCATTCCG aggagagTCTTATAACCTCTTTGAACATAACTGCAACACCTTCAGTAATGAAGTGGCACAAtttctgacaggaaaaaaaatcccttcctaTATCACTGACCTTCCATCTGAAGTTCTTGCCAC ACCTTTTGGACAAGCTTTAAGGCCTCTCCTGGACTCCATCCAGATCCAACCACCTGGAGGAAATACCTTCAGCAGACATAATGGACAGAGCTAA
- the PMM1 gene encoding phosphomannomutase 1 has protein sequence MAAARGRVLCLFDVDGTLTPARQKIEPEVDAFLRELRERVHIGVVGGSDYAKIAEQLGEGDEVIDKFDYVFAENGTVQYKNGQLVSKQAIQDHLGEELLQDLINFCLNYMALLKLPKKRGTFIEFRNGMLNISPIGRSCTPEERIEFSELDKKERIREKFVAALQREFAGKGLRFSRGGMISFDVFPEGWDKRYCLNVLDDERFDTIHFFGNETTPGGNDYEIYDDPRTVGHSVQSPQDTVQRCREIFFPERANEC, from the exons atggcggcggcgcggggccgggtgCTCTGTCTCTTCGACGTGGACGGGACCCTGACGCCGGCCCGGCAG AAAATCGAGCCGGAGGTGGACGCGTTcctgcgggagctgcgggagAGGGTGCATATCGGCGTGGTGGGAGGCTCCGACTATGCCAAGATAGCCGAGCAGCTGGGGGAAGGGGACGAAG tTATTGATAAGTTTGACTACGTCTTCGCCGAGAACGGCACAGTGCAATACAAGAATGGGCAGCTGGTCTCCAAACAG GCCATTCAGGACCACTTgggggaggagctgctgcaggatctGATCAACTTCTGTCTCAACTACATGGCGCTGCTGAAGCTGCCCAAGAAACG AGGGACCTTCATTGAGTTTCGCAATGGAATGTTGAACATCTCCCCCATTGGTCGGAGCTGCACCCCAGAGGAGCGAATCGAGTTCTCGGAGCTGGACAAG AAAGAGCGGATACGGGAGAAGTTTGTGGCAGCCTTGCAGAGGGAATTTGCTGGCAAGGGCCTGCGTTTCTCTCGAG GTGGCATGATCAGCTTTGACGTCTTCCCAGAGGGCTGGGACAAGCGCTACTGCCTCAATGTGCTCGACGATGAGAGATTTGACACCATCCACTTCTTTGGGAACGAGACAACCCCC GGAGGGAACGATTATGAAATCTATGATGATCCACGCACTGTAGGACACAGTGTCCAGTCCCCCCAGGACACAGTCCAGCGATGCCGCgaaattttctttccagaacgAGCAAATGAGTGCTGA
- the CSDC2 gene encoding cold shock domain-containing protein C2 — protein sequence MEEPTDPTMSSDPSAPPAVPPLHSPKSPVWPTFPFQREGSRIWERGNLLLRDLPSPLPTKRTRTYSATARASAGPIFKGVCKQFSRSQGHGFITPENGTEDIFVHVSDIEGEYVPVEGDEVTYKVCPIPPKNQKFQAVEVVLTNLAPHTKHETWSGQIIGS from the exons ATGGAGGAGCCCACCGACCCCACCATGTCATCGGACCCCAGCGCCCCGccagcagtgccacccctgcactCCCCCAAGTCGCCAGTGTGGCCCACCTTCCCCTTCCAGCGGGAGGGCAGCCGCATCTGGGAGCGGGGCAACCTCCTGCTACGGGACCtgcccagccccctccccaccaagAGGACCAGGACCTACTCGGC GACAGCGCGTGCCTCTGCTGGCCCCATCTTCAAGGGCGTCTGCAAGCAGTTCTCTCGCTCCCAGGGCCACGGGTTTATCACCCCAGAGAATGGCACTGAGGACATTTTCGTGCATGTGTCTGA CATCGAGGGAGAGTATGTCCCAGTGGAGGGGGATGAGGTGACGTACAAGGTCTGCCCCATTCCTCCCAAGAACCAGAAGTTCCAGGCAGTGGAGGTGGTCCTCACCAACCTGGCGCCCCACACAAAGCATGAGACATGGTCTGGCCAGATCATCGGCTCCTAG